The following coding sequences are from one Ornithodoros turicata isolate Travis chromosome 1, ASM3712646v1, whole genome shotgun sequence window:
- the LOC135386874 gene encoding uncharacterized protein LOC135386874, whose translation MVLARMGRVATATLISCKNEIIANNVNSSIVKEAARICVGIRICYAVAEPFLKNVTAFKETVLTCIERMARVLQAMEPDRFAAYNMNITRVMQSTRRCGYNHIPMDVKYVLHGLRYLHSFVLG comes from the exons ATGGTACTGGCACGCATGGGTCGCGTTGCCACAGCAACCCTGATATCTTGCAAGAATGAAATCATAGCAAACAACGTCAATTCCTCGATAGTCAAG GAAGCGGCGAGGATATGCGTTGGAATCCGCATATGCTACGCTGTTGCTGAACCATTTCTAAAG AACGTCACGGCCTTCAAAGAGACAGTACTCACTTGCATCGAGCGCATGGCACGAGTGCTTCAAGCCATGGAACCA GACAGGTTTGCTGCCTATAACATGAACATCACACGAGTAATGCAGAGTACCAGG agaTGCGGCTATAACCATATCCCCATGGATGTAAAGTACGTCCTGCACGGACTGCGGTACCTGCACAGCTTTGTGCTGGGATAA